One genomic window of Polyangium aurulentum includes the following:
- a CDS encoding M14 family metallopeptidase — MQDTGKGVRERLEALSVGFRSRYVTYEELTRQLRAWAEAFPEIVRLESIGETPEGRSLWLLKIGLRPDGDGPVAWVDGNMHAVEVAGCSVALAIAEDAIRNLVDPAAPLHDLPAHLAELLREDVTIYVLPRICPDGADHVLGTSGYVRSNPRDERIGRNQPYWRTADIDGDGRALSIRREDPAGDFVASPEVPGLMLPRGVEDPGPYYSVYPEGMIERWDGFTIPAPSYLSDNAVDMNRNFPYAWAPEPEQKGAGPYATSEPESRAIVELTSRLPNIFAWINFHTFGGVFIRPAGDKTDKRMDQSDLALYLKLEGWAEQYTGYPMVSGYEEFTYEPDKPLSGDLCAYAYAQRGTVAMVCELWDLWKQVGLPVLRPFVFNYQRRKREDLVQVARWDRDHNKGRVIGAWKSVEHPQLGKVEIGGHDPRFGIWNPPPERLAEVCEQQARFFFRLASLAPRLRVSSPEVKRIGEDLWEVSATVENLGYLPTFVLSSSRALPWNDAVRARIATEAGVSLAAGEAEIEVGHLDGWGASELLSAPALPRSAGGLRRKRVRWVVQGRGRLTIRAGCPRTGHVEARVEVG, encoded by the coding sequence ATGCAAGACACAGGCAAGGGCGTGCGCGAGCGGCTCGAGGCGCTCTCGGTCGGCTTTCGCTCCCGCTACGTGACGTACGAGGAGCTCACCCGGCAGCTGCGCGCGTGGGCCGAGGCGTTCCCCGAGATCGTGCGGCTCGAGAGCATCGGCGAGACGCCCGAGGGGCGATCTTTGTGGCTGCTCAAGATCGGCCTGCGCCCCGACGGCGACGGCCCCGTGGCCTGGGTCGACGGCAACATGCACGCCGTGGAGGTCGCCGGTTGCAGCGTCGCGCTCGCGATCGCCGAGGACGCGATCCGAAACCTCGTCGATCCCGCGGCGCCCTTGCACGACCTGCCCGCGCACCTCGCCGAGCTGTTGCGCGAGGACGTGACCATCTACGTTCTGCCGCGCATCTGCCCCGACGGCGCCGATCACGTGCTCGGCACGAGCGGCTACGTGCGCTCGAACCCGCGCGACGAGCGCATCGGCCGCAACCAGCCGTACTGGCGCACCGCGGACATCGACGGAGACGGCCGCGCGCTGTCCATCCGGCGCGAGGATCCGGCGGGGGATTTCGTCGCCTCGCCCGAGGTGCCGGGGCTCATGCTCCCGCGCGGCGTCGAGGATCCCGGGCCGTACTACTCGGTCTATCCCGAGGGCATGATCGAGCGCTGGGACGGCTTCACGATCCCGGCGCCGAGCTACCTCTCGGACAACGCGGTCGACATGAACCGCAACTTCCCCTACGCGTGGGCGCCCGAGCCCGAGCAGAAGGGCGCAGGCCCGTACGCGACGAGCGAGCCCGAGTCGCGCGCGATCGTCGAGCTCACCTCGCGCCTGCCGAACATCTTCGCGTGGATCAACTTCCACACCTTCGGCGGCGTCTTCATCCGCCCCGCCGGCGACAAGACGGACAAGCGCATGGATCAGTCCGATCTGGCGCTTTACCTGAAGCTCGAGGGTTGGGCCGAGCAATACACCGGCTACCCGATGGTGAGCGGCTACGAGGAGTTCACCTACGAACCCGACAAACCGCTCTCGGGCGACCTCTGCGCCTACGCCTACGCGCAGCGCGGGACGGTGGCGATGGTCTGCGAGCTGTGGGACCTGTGGAAGCAGGTCGGCCTGCCGGTCCTGCGGCCCTTCGTCTTCAACTACCAGCGCCGCAAGCGCGAGGATCTCGTGCAGGTCGCGCGCTGGGACAGGGATCACAACAAGGGGCGCGTGATCGGCGCTTGGAAATCCGTCGAGCACCCGCAGCTCGGGAAGGTGGAGATCGGCGGCCACGACCCGCGCTTCGGCATCTGGAACCCGCCGCCCGAGCGGCTCGCCGAGGTGTGCGAGCAGCAGGCGCGCTTCTTCTTCCGCCTCGCCTCGCTCGCGCCGCGGCTGCGGGTCTCGTCCCCCGAGGTGAAGCGCATCGGCGAGGATCTCTGGGAGGTCTCCGCGACGGTCGAGAACCTCGGGTATCTGCCCACGTTCGTGCTCTCGTCGTCGCGCGCGCTGCCGTGGAACGACGCGGTGCGGGCGCGGATCGCGACCGAGGCGGGCGTGTCGCTCGCGGCGGGAGAGGCGGAGATCGAGGTGGGTCACCTCGACGGATGGGGTGCGTCGGAGCTGCTCAGCGCGCCGGCGTTGCCGCGCTCGGCGGGCGGGCTGCGGCGCAAGCGCGTGCGCTGGGTGGTGCAGGGCAGGGGACGTTTGACGATCCGGGCCGGGTGCCCGCGCACGGGGCATGTGGAAGCGCGGGTGGAAGTGGGTTAA
- a CDS encoding serine/threonine-protein kinase yields MRARADFLEGLLELHRYDDRNARRTVFRQSMAALAIEASLDGPAPLDGLSPEALLRSARAALGDGLFDELDWLAPPAAAAALYEITGALPLGPERRELGRRVIAELYEGSAPTFVAVATRMALGSARALSGAPVRARIALALQLGSTVDVPVDPLALALVSRRELCRDWVGAGSTGSLPERRLAARLFERAVREAVRRASGGEDHALRLFRGLGETNPPSSMRPLGVSDTLTGAYRLLLADRETLVWRHVAAARGLLAAALPDIGAELRAHLSPELSPTEWRRAATSLAAAIAVDPDRYLALCRELLASPLMRADPGIATAMVWGLPRAADAEPEAAELLLDAVVASYPIAVADSVVDLQAELGPSFGVRARAACMQALSASLAAPQADDGLAALGQSILRDLEGRDPSELASAVRSAVTAFVESGSREAHARALGALEVAGSTLDAVEALSPGDEDTAHASMSRRAAARLLRELDVHLYESGVLRSLLLLDRRPGAETGGVPGLDALDDRLTRWLLGSEAAGTAAHVTFHQRNLRVLLHVVDGEIPGESDEERARGKLRLTDTCEVLLQRLAAEPSSPLRRAIAATVARAFDALVRTGAADPADVLLYAGVRAPGRSMLEILAEATVHLDVRQLLEGLSRFARALEASDGTLDERRDVALTALEALVADLPTGASQRAEALRAALSRLARGLESVHRARALSSLSEALAKDGSPLASLEDALAALARLTASARRRFRDGAEDEVPSSTWSSKHALAFAAGISRKDSPTAPEELEAAVAQVVSLARTALPHPFAEAVTLVVPRLLQLPAQRAGRGSEPDAHPPAADAPLPAWLPPRRVLGGFYVHKRLGGGAVGTVFVVTRAEERHDPRAERFALKVPDYDATAARSVSEAEFLKLFREEAGALLSLPDHQNLPRFVTFDAGARPKPILVMELIEGMRCDKLVDGRGLTMQTALGLLDGVLAGLEAMHSVRVGHLDIKPSNVVLRGGMEPVLVDFGLAGRHIRPGCATAPYGAPEVWGVMPEGAGASALTADIYSFGCFAFEVLTGETLFDGPSDVAMISAHLMHDGLPQKVRRLTTGRLASLGMFLFQCLRHNPEHRMTAGALRAELRRIAPELARVRWPVGVEAPAAPTAERIRS; encoded by the coding sequence ATGCGCGCGCGTGCCGATTTCCTCGAAGGGCTCCTCGAGCTCCACCGGTACGACGACCGCAACGCGCGCCGCACCGTCTTCCGTCAGAGCATGGCCGCGCTCGCGATCGAGGCCTCCCTCGACGGCCCCGCCCCGCTCGACGGGCTGAGCCCCGAGGCGCTCTTGCGAAGCGCCCGCGCAGCCCTCGGCGACGGGCTCTTCGACGAGCTCGACTGGCTCGCCCCGCCCGCGGCTGCCGCGGCCCTCTACGAGATCACCGGCGCCCTTCCCCTCGGCCCCGAGCGCCGCGAGCTCGGCCGCCGCGTGATCGCGGAGCTGTACGAGGGCAGCGCGCCAACGTTCGTCGCGGTGGCCACGCGCATGGCCCTCGGCTCCGCGCGCGCCCTCTCCGGCGCCCCCGTGCGCGCCCGCATCGCGCTCGCCTTGCAGCTCGGCAGCACGGTCGACGTGCCCGTCGATCCGCTCGCCCTGGCGCTCGTCTCGCGCCGCGAGCTTTGCCGCGACTGGGTGGGCGCGGGCTCGACGGGATCGCTGCCCGAGCGACGCCTCGCGGCCCGCCTGTTCGAGCGCGCCGTGCGCGAGGCCGTGCGTCGCGCGAGTGGAGGCGAGGATCACGCCCTGCGCCTGTTTCGCGGCCTCGGCGAGACCAACCCGCCCAGCTCGATGCGCCCGCTCGGCGTCTCCGACACGCTGACCGGCGCCTACCGCCTGCTGCTCGCGGATCGCGAGACGCTCGTCTGGCGCCACGTCGCCGCCGCGCGGGGCTTGCTCGCGGCCGCGCTGCCCGACATCGGCGCCGAGCTCCGCGCGCACCTGTCGCCCGAGCTGTCCCCGACCGAGTGGCGCCGCGCGGCGACCTCGCTCGCGGCCGCGATCGCCGTCGATCCCGACCGCTACCTCGCGCTCTGCCGCGAGCTGCTCGCGAGCCCGCTCATGCGCGCCGATCCGGGCATCGCCACGGCCATGGTCTGGGGCCTGCCCCGCGCCGCCGACGCCGAGCCCGAGGCCGCCGAGCTGCTCCTCGACGCCGTCGTCGCCTCCTACCCCATCGCCGTCGCCGACAGCGTCGTCGACCTGCAGGCCGAGCTCGGCCCGAGCTTCGGCGTGCGCGCGCGCGCCGCGTGCATGCAAGCGCTCTCCGCGAGCCTCGCCGCGCCCCAGGCCGACGACGGCCTCGCCGCGCTCGGCCAGTCGATTCTGCGCGATCTCGAGGGCCGCGATCCTTCGGAGCTGGCCTCCGCCGTTCGCTCGGCCGTGACGGCGTTCGTCGAGAGCGGCAGCCGTGAGGCGCACGCGCGCGCGCTCGGGGCGCTCGAGGTCGCCGGCAGCACGCTCGACGCGGTCGAGGCGCTGAGCCCCGGCGACGAGGACACGGCGCACGCGAGCATGTCGCGAAGGGCTGCGGCGAGGCTCCTGCGCGAGCTCGACGTGCACCTGTACGAGTCTGGCGTTCTGCGCAGCTTGCTCCTGCTCGATCGGCGCCCGGGCGCGGAGACGGGGGGCGTGCCGGGGCTCGATGCGCTCGACGACAGGCTCACGCGCTGGCTGCTCGGCAGCGAGGCCGCGGGCACGGCCGCGCACGTGACGTTTCACCAGCGAAACCTCCGCGTCCTTTTGCACGTGGTTGACGGCGAGATCCCCGGCGAGAGCGACGAGGAGCGCGCCCGCGGCAAGCTGCGCCTCACCGACACGTGCGAGGTCCTCTTGCAAAGGCTCGCCGCCGAGCCGAGCTCGCCGCTGCGCCGCGCGATCGCCGCCACGGTGGCGCGCGCCTTCGACGCGCTCGTGCGCACGGGCGCCGCCGATCCTGCCGACGTGCTGCTCTACGCGGGCGTGCGCGCGCCGGGCCGATCGATGCTCGAGATCCTCGCCGAGGCGACCGTGCACCTCGACGTGCGCCAGCTCCTCGAAGGGCTCTCGCGCTTCGCCCGCGCGCTCGAGGCCTCCGACGGCACGCTGGACGAGCGCAGGGACGTCGCGCTCACGGCCCTCGAAGCGCTCGTCGCGGATCTGCCGACGGGCGCCTCCCAGCGCGCCGAGGCGCTCCGGGCCGCGCTCTCCCGGCTCGCGCGGGGCCTCGAGTCCGTGCACCGCGCCCGCGCGCTCTCCTCGCTCTCGGAGGCCCTCGCCAAGGACGGCTCTCCCCTCGCCTCGCTCGAGGATGCCCTCGCCGCGCTCGCGCGCCTCACGGCCTCGGCGCGCCGCAGGTTCCGCGACGGGGCCGAGGACGAGGTCCCCTCGTCCACCTGGAGCAGCAAGCACGCGCTCGCGTTCGCGGCGGGCATCTCGCGCAAGGACTCGCCCACCGCGCCGGAAGAGCTCGAGGCCGCGGTCGCCCAGGTCGTGAGCCTGGCGCGCACGGCCCTGCCCCATCCCTTCGCGGAGGCCGTGACCCTCGTCGTGCCGCGCCTCTTGCAGCTACCGGCGCAGCGCGCGGGGCGCGGGAGCGAGCCCGATGCGCACCCTCCCGCGGCGGATGCGCCCCTGCCCGCGTGGCTGCCGCCGCGGCGCGTGCTCGGCGGATTCTATGTGCACAAACGGCTTGGCGGCGGCGCGGTCGGCACGGTCTTCGTGGTCACGCGGGCCGAGGAGCGCCACGACCCGCGCGCCGAGCGCTTCGCCCTCAAGGTCCCCGACTACGACGCGACGGCCGCGCGCAGCGTGTCGGAGGCCGAATTTTTAAAACTCTTCCGCGAGGAGGCAGGCGCTCTGTTGTCCCTGCCCGATCACCAGAACCTGCCGCGCTTCGTCACGTTCGACGCGGGCGCGCGGCCGAAGCCGATCCTCGTGATGGAGCTCATCGAGGGCATGCGCTGCGACAAGCTCGTCGACGGGCGGGGCTTGACCATGCAGACGGCGCTCGGGCTGCTCGACGGCGTGCTCGCGGGGCTCGAGGCGATGCACTCGGTGCGGGTGGGTCACCTCGACATCAAGCCCTCGAACGTGGTGTTGCGCGGCGGCATGGAGCCCGTGCTCGTCGACTTCGGCCTCGCGGGCCGGCACATCCGGCCGGGCTGCGCGACGGCGCCCTACGGCGCGCCCGAGGTCTGGGGCGTGATGCCCGAGGGCGCAGGGGCCTCGGCCCTCACGGCGGACATCTACAGCTTCGGCTGCTTCGCCTTCGAGGTGCTCACGGGCGAGACGCTCTTCGATGGCCCGAGCGACGTGGCGATGATCTCCGCGCACCTCATGCACGACGGGCTGCCGCAGAAGGTCCGTCGCTTGACGACCGGCCGCCTCGCGTCGCTCGGGATGTTCCTGTTCCAGTGCCTCCGGCACAACCCCGAGCACCGCATGACGGCGGGCGCGCTCCGGGCCGAGCTGCGGCGCATCGCCCCCGAGCTTGCGCGTGTCCGCTGGCCAGTTGGGGTCGAA